One Anopheles marshallii chromosome 3, idAnoMarsDA_429_01, whole genome shotgun sequence genomic region harbors:
- the LOC128713500 gene encoding uncharacterized protein LOC128713500 — protein sequence MDWWTVILVLSVLHVCSCYTHQLPNATLMKGENELEVSHTSQRSGRFFPFYTIGRIANVPCTSPSGLSGTCLIAGECKDNGGLSSGSCSTRTNQAVCCVYTKTCGGSTNLNSTYFTNSGFPGPYNGGGTCSFTITPSSGICQLRIDFRSLTLEQPTGDGSCNTDRLTIVGASPSVVPICGENTGQHLYVNFVGSGPISLRIATNGDISFNRLWNIELSQIACASAERAPVGCLQYYTDDSGEISSLNYGLGENPALNTVSARGSRQLANTNYGICIRPAAARCSITYSLPSNDRYAFTLSGDAIAVDPALLGMAMLSMSGAACQTDFVVIPNPSGLTSDRFCGLGFPGVTTSARPFVVYTVTNGNETPDVANRGFRLLYQQNACAAV from the exons ATGGATTGGTGGACAGTGATTTTAGTTCTTAGTGTACTGCACGTTTGCAGCTGCTATACACATCAGCTACCGAATGCAACGTTAATGAAAGGCGAAAATGAGCTGGAAGTATCACACACGTCGCAGCGTAGTGGAAGAT TTTTTCCCTTCTACACGATTGGCCGTATTGCGAACGTTCCGTGCACGTCACCCTCGGGCCTATCCGGTACATGTTTGATTGCGGGCGAGTGCAAAGACAACGGCGGTTTGTCGTCCGGTTCGTGCAGCACCCGTACCAACCAGGCCGTGTGCTGTGTAT ATACGAAAACCTGCGGGGGTTCCACGAACCTTAATAGCACATACTTTACGAACTCGGGTTTTCCGGGACCATACAACGGAGGTGGAAC CTGTTCATTCACAATCACACCTTCCAGTGGGATCTGTCAGCTTCGCATCGACTTCCGGTCACTGACACTCGAACAACCGACCGGAGATGGGTCGTGCAATACCGATCGTTTGACGATCGTCGGTGCAAGTCCCTCGGTGGTACCAATCTGTGGTGAAAACACGGGCCAACATCTGTACGTGAACTTTGTTGGAAGTGGTCCTATTTCGCTGCGAATCGCCACCAACGGGGACATATCGTTCAATCGCCTGTGGAACATAGAATTGTCACAGATAGCGTGTGCCAGTGCAGAACGGGCGCCGGTTGGATGTTTACAGTATTACACAGACGACAGCGGTGAGATCAGCAGCCTTAACTATGGGCTCGGAGAAAATCCTGCGTTGAATACGGTCAGTGCACGAGGCAGTCGACAGCTAGCCAACACGAACTACGGTATTTGTATACGTCCTGCAGCTGCACGATGCTCCATTACATACTCCCTG cCTTCAAATGATCGGTACGCGTTTACGCTATCCGGTGATGCGATTGCCGTCGATCCAGCCCTGCTGGGTATGGCCATGTTGAGCATGTCCGGGGCAGCCTGTCAGACGGATTTCGTTGTCATACCGAATCCCTCCGGTTTGACTTCAGATCGATTCTGCGGTCTCGGCTTTCCAGGCGTAACGA CAAGCGCCCGACCTTTCGTCGTGTACACAGTGACCAACGGCAACGAAACACCGGACGTGGCTAATCGAGGATTCCGATTGCTGTACCAGCAGAATGCATGTGCTGCAGTGTAA